The window CATTAGGGCAGTATAATCAGTAGAAATATCTTTATCATCAAAAGTGATTAATAAGTTGAAGCCCATAACATCTCTGTAAAAATCAACCCATTTGTTCATTTCACCCCATCCTACATTACCTACGCAATGGTCAACATATTTTAAACCTATAGGGCTTGCAGGTAATTCACTTGTTTTTTCAACATAGCCAGGTAAGAATACCCCACTATAATTTTGTCTGTTAACAAATGTGTGAAGTGTATCGCCATAAGTATGAATAGAAGCTACTGTTACTTCTCCATGCTCATCTTTAATAGTTTTGGGTTCAGAATGTGCTTTTGCCCCTCTTTTAGTGGTTTCATTAAAAGATAACTCAGCATCATCAACCCAAAGTGCTAATACTTTAACTCCATCTCCGTGTAATCTAACATGTTCTGCAATTTCGGAATCCGGCTCTAAGGAAGAAGTTAATACCAAACGGATCTTGCCTTGTTGCAACATATATGAAGCCCTATCCTTAATGCCTGTTTCCGGACCAGCGTAGGCTTTTAACTCAAAACCAAAAGCCGTTTGATAATACATGGCTGATTGCTTAGCATTTCCAACATAAAATTCAATGTAATCGGTGCCATTTATAGGCAAAAAATCCTGTTCCATAGTCTTTTAAATCAATTTTAAAATTAATTATATTCAAAATTATGCATTTTGACCACTTATAGAAATTAAATCCAAAACTATTACTAAATAGTGCTCGTATTACTTGGAAGTTAATTTCAATCTAAAGAATTTTACATTCAGAAAACAATAGCGCATAGCATGATAGATATTAAAAAGTTAGATGAAGATTTGACAGCATTGGTAAAGGCAAAAATTGCTTTAAGTAAATTGACTTATGCTGATAATGATTATGACAAAATCGAAGAAGAACTTCATGATTTAGAGGATGATTTCCAAGAAAATTATGGTGAATACTTGGAAGAAGCATTAGCAGACGTTCATGATGAATTCTGCCCAGACAATGATGTTTTGCTTCCGATTGCCTATTTAGCTGATGAATATGTTGTTACTGAAGATACAATAGATGTAGCTCCAGGCCATGGAGTGTTAGTTGAAGCTGATGATTTCGCCAGCTCTAAAGTTACATTAGCATTAGCTCCAAAACCTACAAGAATAGTTTTACAAGCTGGAAATGACCACAAAGAAGTGGTTTGGAAAGCGAGCTAATTCTTAATTAATAGCATAAACTAAAAAGTTCTTTAGTACTCTAAAGAACTTTTTTTATTTAAGACCACATATTGCTTTATCCGATTGCTTATAAACAATAGTCTTCTCTATTTTTATGAGCTTATAGTTCATTTATACCTCATATCTATTATTTACCAAATGAATTATGGAAATGAAGTAGATTAACAATTCATCATTTTCTTTGAGGAATTTATTTCCATTTACCAATCATCCCTCTATATTTGCAGGGTTTCAAAAAAATAACTAAAACTTATGAGCAATATTATCTGGATTGTCCCGATTCTCGGGATTGTGGGACTGATTGTTATGGCTATCAAATCCGCATGGGTATCGAAGCAAGATGCCGGTGATGAGAGGATGCAAGAATTAGCTGGATACATAGCAAAAGGTGCTATGGCATTTTTAAAAGCCGAATGGAAGGTAATGTTCTACTTTGTGATCATTGCCGGTATATTGTTGGCATATTCTGGCACATTAGTGGAAACATCATCTCCTGTAATTGCAATTTCATTTATTATAGGTGCTATTTTTTCAGCATTTGCAGGTTACGTAGGAATGAATATTGCTACTAAAGCGAATGTGAGAACTACTCAATCCGCAAAAACTAGTCTAGCAAAAGCTTTGAAAGTATCATTTTCAGGTGGTACTGTAATGGGGCTTGGTGTTGCAGGCCTTGCAGTTTTTGGAATGGGTACTCTATTTATTTTCTTCTATAACCTTTATGTATTACAAACTGGTGGTGATGTAAACGGTTTGGAAATGGAAAAAGCATTAGAAGTGTTAGCAGGTTTTTCTTTAGGAGCTGAATCAATTGCATTATTCGCCAGAGTTGGTGGTGGTATCTATACGAAAGCTGCCGATGTTGGTGCTGATTTAGTGGGTAAGGTTGAAGCTGGAATTCCAGAGGATGATCCAAGAAACCCTGCAACTATTGCAGATAATGTTGGAGATAATGTTGGAGATGTTGCAGGTATGGGAGCCGATTTATTTGGTTCTTATGTAGCTACTATCTTAGCTTCAATGGTATTAGGTAGAGAAATCATCTCTGAAGATCAGTTTGGTGGTATTGCACCTATCCTTTTACCCATGATAATTGCAGGTTTAGGATTAGTATTCTCTATTGTAGGTACTCTTTTCGTTAGAGTTCAAAATGAAACTGATAGTGTTCAAAAGGCACTAAACTGGGGAAACTGGTCTTCGATCATTCTTACCGTTATAGCTTCTTATTTCTTAGTGGACTACATGTTACCAGAAACACTTGTTATCCGTGGATTCGAATTTGGTAGTATGGATGTATTCTGGGCTATATTTACAGGTCTTATTGTAGGTGCTTTAATGAGTATCATAACAGAATATTATACTTCTATGGGTAAAAAACCTGTATTATCTATAGTGAAACAATCAAGTACTGGTTCTGCTACAAACATCATTGGTGGTTTAGCAGTCGGTATGCAGTCAACTGTATTGCCGATATTAGTTTTAGCGGTAGGTATAGTAGTTTCTTATTCTTTCGCTGGTTTATATGGTGTAGCAATTGCTGCTGCTGGTATGATGGCAACTACAGCTATGCAATTAGCGATTGATGCTTTCGGTCCTATTGCTGATAATGCAGGTGGTATTGCAGAAATGAGCGGATTACCTGAAGAAGTAAGAGATAGAACTGATAATCTTGATGCGGTTGGTAATACTACTGCTGCAACGGGTAAAGGCTTTGCTATTGCTTCTGCTGCATTAACTGCATTAGCTCTTTTTGCAGCTTTCGTTGGTATTTCCGGCATTGACTCAATTGATATTTACAAAGCTCCTGTATTGGCTGCTTTATTTGTTGGGGGTATGATTCCATTCATCTTCTCTTCATTAGCAATAGCTGCTGTAGGTAGAGCTGCAATGGATATGGTACAAGAAGTAAGAAGACAGTTTAAAGAAATGCCTGGCATTATGGAAGGTACAACTAAACCAGAGTATGAAAAATGTGTAGACATCTCTACTAAAGCCTCTATTCGTGAAATGATTTTGCCAGGTGCTATTGCGTTAATCGTTCCTTTATTAGTTGGATTTGGTTTAAAAGGAGTATTTGAAGATACTTCTTCTGCAGAAATCTTAGGTGGATTATTAGCAGGTGTTACCGTTTCAGGTGTTTTAATGGGAATATTCCAGAATAACGCTGGTGGTGCTTGGGACAATGCTAAAAAATCATTCGAAAAAGGAGTAGAAATTAATGGCAAAATGGAGTATAAAGGATCTGAAGCTCATAAAGCATCAGTGACTGGTGATACCGTTGGTGATCCTTTTAAAGATACTTCTGGCCCATCTATGAACATTTTAATTAAATTAATGTCTATTGTAGCATTAGTTATCGCTCCTCACATTTCTGTTAAGGACCATAGCACTGCAGAAGTGAAGAAAGAGGTTAAAGAAATAGTAGTGGAAAAAAGCGAAGTGATTCAAGCTGAGAAATAAGCTTTTTTAAATGATTTGTGAAAGGTTAGTTGGTCATCCAACTAACCTTTTTTGTTAAAATTGTTTTCTGAATTCTGAAATCAATTCACTTACCTTTTATTGTATTTACAGTAAATCATTTCTATTTTGCTAATTAATTGAAGCATTAGAAAAAGTAATCAAATGGCGGATAAAAATTCTCGAAATCAAGAACAGAACAGAAAGCTTAATATTAAAAATTACGTTCGAATTGATTTTAAAACCCTTCAAGGCAGAATTTCTATAGGTTTTATTATAATTGGTGCATTCGCATTGATTATGTTAGTAAGCAGCAACAGAGCTTGGAAAAACCAAATTGAGGATGGTAAAAATCTAATTGCTTTAAATAAAAACAGTAATACGCTAGTAGCTGAGGTTCAACAATTGGTTGATTTAACCACTATTTTAACCTTTCGTTACGTCAGTACAGAAGATGATTTCTACAAAAATGACCTAGAAAGATGGTGGGCTGATGAACTATACCCTAAAGTTGATGAACTCGATAGCTTAGTAAGAGAATATGGAGACAAAAATGTAATCACTTATACGGAAGAGCTGAAAGAACATCTTCCAAAAATAAAGAAAACCCAAAAAGAAGCTATTGATAATCTTAACTATTCAATATTGAATAGTGATTCAACGATAGACGATATCTTACATTTAACTTTTTTAAGAGAAAATATTCAAGATAGATTACAAATGGCTGAGCAAGAAGCTATTCAAGATATTCAAGACGCAGAAAGAAACATTCCTTTAATGCTTATAATTGAATTCATAATAGCCTCTATTATCAGTAGCATTATAGCTGTATTTATTATTCGATCAGTTCTGAAAAGAATAAACTTCCTAAAATCAAATATTAGAGAACTTTCTAAAGGTAATCTTCCAGATAATTTAGAAGAATCGGAAGATGAAATGAATTCCATTATCAAAGGTATCAATGAATTAATATTTAATTTAAAGGGAATAACCCGATTTGCTGAAGAAGTTGGTAAAGGTGATTTCAATACGAAAATATCTGTTTTTAATAACGAAGGTCATTTAGGTCAGTCTTTAGCCGACATGCGCAATAAACTGCAAACCGTTGCGGAACAGGATAAAAGAAGAGTTTGGTTTAATGAGGGAGTTGCAAAATTTGGGGATATTCTACGTAAAAATGATAGCAGTATAGAGGATCTCTCATCCAGCTTAATATCTGAACTAGTAGAATATACGGATTCTATTCAAGGTTCATTATTTATTGTTGATAAAGAAAATGAAAATGATATTAAAATCATTCTTAAGGGAGCTTATGCCTACCATCGACAAAAATTCATTGAAAAAGAATTAGCTCCTGGTCAAGGTTTAGTTGGACAATGTTATTTAGAAAAAGAATACATCTATTTATCTGAAATACCTGAAAATTATGTTAGCATCCGATCTGGTTTAGGTGAATCATCCCCTACTCACATTTTAATTAGCCCAATGAAATTGAATGAAGAAATATTCGGAATAATTGAATTAGCATCATTCCAACCATATGAAGAATATCATATGAATTTCATTGATAAAGTGGGTGAAAGTATTGCCTCAACTATTCAAGGCCTTCAAGTATCATTAGAAACTAAAAAGCTTCTTGAAGAGTCTCAAATGAAGGCAGAACAATTACAAGCTCAAGAAGAAGAAATGCGACAAAATGCTGAAGAGCTTGAAGCTACTCAAGAGGAAATGGAGAGGCAAAGTAAAGAAATGGGGGCCTTTAATCAAGGAGTTCGCGTTTCAACTATGGTAGCTGAATTTAATAAAGAGGGTGAGATTTTAGATATCAATAATCAATTACAAATTCAAACAGGTTGGAGTAATGACGAAATTATAGGTTTAGATAGAAAGAGGCTAATCATATATGATGAAGATATTGATTGGACACAAACTTGGAATAAAATTACAGACAGCATGTCATTGAGTGCTTCTGGCACTTTAATTGGTAAAAGCGGTAATGAAATTCCTATTATTGCTCATTGTATTCCAGTTTCTGATGAATCAGGTAATACTGCTAAAATTGCGTGTATTTTCATCAAGAAAGAGAATTTTCAATAACATTATAATTTAATGCTGGTTATAATTCTTTAAAGCTATAGCCTTGAAAGAATTTTCGAAACTCATTACGGCATTAGATCAAACCAACAAGACAAACGATAAAGTTGAGGCGCTAAAGCATTATTTCAAAAGGGCTGAGGACCATGATAAAATATGGACTTTGGCACTTTTTACTCATCGTAGACCCAAAAGAGCAGTCAAAACATCCTTACTAAAAGCATGGGTAATGGAATGGACCTCCATACCTGAATGGCTTTTTCAGGAATCTTATCATGTAGTGGGTGATTTAGCTGAAACAATCTCACTTCTACTGGCTAATATAGATTGTAAATCTAATGCTGAGGATAAACCCCTCACCTATTATATCAACACTTTGAACAGAATCAGAAATGAAGATCTGATTGAAAAAAAACAAGTATTATATACTCTTTATCAAGAATTAGATCAACAAGAGAGATTTGTATTCACAAAAATCATGACAGGTGGCTGGCGAGTTGGTGTATCTCAAAACTTAATTACTAAAGCACTTAGTGAAACTTACAATATAGATAAAACTATTATTGCTCACAGATTAATGGGAGATTGGTCTCCAGAAAAATTAAGTTTTGAAGAACTGATATTTGAAGAAAATAGCAAAGATTTAGCATCAAGGCCCTACCCTTTTTATTTGGCACACCCAATTGAAACCAATGAAATAAAAGAAAAGCTAAAACCGGAAGAATGGCAAGCAGAATGGAAATGGGACGGTATAAGAGGCCAAATCATTAAACGAAAGGAGGAAGTTTTCATATGGAGCAGAGGGGAAGAGTTAATCACTGATAAATTTCCAGAACTAAAAGAGATGGCCAACCAATTACCAAATGGTACTGTTCTAGACGGAGAAATCACTGCATTTGAAAATGGCGAACCTTTATCTTTTGCAGTTTTACAAACAAGGATTGGACGCAAAAATGTCACTAAGAATCTATTAAAAAAGGCTCCTGTTGTTTTTATCAGTTACGACTTAATTGAGTTTAACGGGCTGGATTATAGAAATCGACCACTTAATACTAGAAAAGCTGAATTAGATAATATCATTCAGCAAACATCAGATAGTCGGCTAATCAGTTCTGAAAGTTTAAGGTTTGATAATTGGAGTGAATTAGAGGAGATTAGAAAAAAATCTCGTTCAGTAAAAACTGAAGGCATTATGCTAAAAAACCTAGATTCCGTTTATGAAGCTGGTAGAAAAAGAGGAAGCTGGTGGAAATGGAAAATTGCTCCATTAACTATAGATGGCGTAATGATTTATGCCCAAAAAGGACATGGCAGAAGAGCAGATTTATATTCAGATTACACATTGGCTGTTTGGCATGAGGATGAATTAATACCTTTCGCTAAAGCCTATTCTGGACTGACAGATGCCGAAATGAAAAAAGTTGATTCTTTTGTCAAAAAAAATACAAAAGAAAAGTTTGGTCCTGTCAGAACTGTGAAACCTGCATTGGTTTTTGAAATAGCATTCGAGGGCATTCAAGAATCAAAGCGACATAAATCAGGTATTGCTCTACGCTTTCCAAGAATCAAAAGATGGAGAAAAGACAAATCCATATCTGAAGCTAATAAACTCATTGATTTACAGGAATTATTAGAAAAATATGGATGATCAATTGAAAGCTGGAATTAATTGGTTTAAGAAAAAAGGTTGGGACCCTTTTGCTTTTCAATTGGAAACATGGAAACACTTCATTGATGGTAATTCTGGCCTACTTAATGCGCCAACTGGCAGTGGAAAAACCTATGCAATCTGGATTGGCTATTTACTTTCCAACTTAAATAAAAAACCAAAAAAGGGATTGAAGTTTTTATGGGTTTTACCTTTAAGAGCACTTTCAAAGGATATTCAATCTGCAATTCACGAAGCTGCTTATGATTTTGGTTTTGATTGGAAAATTGAAATACGAACAGGTGATACGTCAACTAAAGATAGAAAACGACAAAAAACAAGCCCTCCTGATTGCCTAATCACTACTCCTGAAAGTTTGCATCTACTTTTGAGTCAAAAAAATTCTACCAGCTATTTTAAAAATCTTGAAGCCTTGGTAGTAGATGAATGGCACGAATTATTAGGAAGTAAAAGAGGTGTTCAGGTAGAATTAGCTCTATCATCATTTAAAGCTTTCAGCAAAAGCAAACTTAAAATATGGGGGATCTCAGCCACTATAGGTAATCTACCTGAAGCTCAAAAAGTATTGCTTGGACCTAATAATTCAGATGGTATTTTCATCAGTGCAAAACTTGATAAAGAAATAAAAATTGAATCCATACTTCCCGATGAAGTAGAAAAATATCCATGGGCGGGACACTTAGGAATAAAACTCATTGATAAAGTTCTACCCATAATAAATGAGAATAAAACTACTTTAATATTTACAAATACGAGATCCCAAACTGAAATATGGTATCAACAATTACTGAATAAAGATCCTAATCTAGCTGGAGCTATTGCCATGCATCATGGCTCATTAAATAATCAAATCAGAACTTGGGTAGAAGAAGCTTTGCATTCTGGCCAGATAAAAGTTGTGGTTTGTACTTCCAGTTTGGATTTAGGTGTTGATTTCAGACCAGTTGATACCATTATTCAGGTTGGTGGACCAAAAGGAGTAGCAAGATTTGCACAACGAGCTGGGAGAAGTGGGCATAGGCCAGGTGAAATCAGTAAAATATACTTCCTTCCTACTCACTCTTTAGAACTAATTGAAGGTGCGGCTTTAAGATCAGCCATTAAACAAAAGGATTTCGAAGCTAGAATCCCTATTAAAATGGCTTTGGATGTACTGCTTCAATTTATGACCACTTTAGCAGTAAGTGATGGTTTTGATGCAGATAAGTTATTTAAGCAAATTACAGAAATCTATTGTTATCAAGACTTATCCAAAAAAGAATGGAATTGGTTATTAGACTTTTTAAAAACAGGTGGTAAAAGCTTATCAGCTTATGATGAATATCAAAAAACTACAGAAGAAAATGGCCTTATTAAAGTGACAAACAGAAGAATTGCAATGCGCCATAGGTTATCCATTGGTACCATAGTAGGCGATCAGGTATTAAATGTAAAATATGTAAAAGGAGGTCATTTAGGAACAATAGAAGAGTATTTCATCAGCAAACTTAAAGTTGGTGACACTTTTTGGTTTTCTGGTAAAGCATTGGAATATGTTAGACTAAAAGATATGACAGTTCAAGTAAAGAAAAGTAAAAGGAAAACCGGCTTAATTCCCCAGTGGATGGGTGGTAGAATGCCATTATCTTCACAACTGTCACTACATATAAAGGAAAAACTTGAAAAAATAAAAAACAATCAATTAGATGAAATAGAATTATCTACAATACAACCTCTAATAAATAGACAACTAGAACTATCCGTCATTCCAAACAAAGACGAATTGTTAATAGAATCTGTAAAATCAAAAGAAGGTTTCCACATATTCATATTTCCTTTTGAGGGGCGATTTATACATGAGGTAATGGCCGGACTTATTGCCTACAGGATAAGTGTTTCTCAACCCATTACATTTTCCATTGCAATGAATGATTATGGCTTTGAATTACTCACGGATGAAGAATTTGATTTTGAAGAAATGTTATCACTTGACTTATTTTCACTAAACAATATTAAAGAAGATATTATGCTGGGAATAAATGAAACAGAGATGGCTAAAAGAAAATTTAGAGATATAGCTTCAATATCGGGCATGATTTTTAAAGGGTTTCCAGGAAAGAATATAAAGGAAAAACACATTCAAGCTTCCTCTTCTATTTTATATGATGTTTTTACTGAATATGAACCTGAAAATCTGTTGTTAAAGCAAGCTCATAAAGAAGTAGTTGAGCAACAATTGGAGGAAGAAAGATTAATTGAATCGATGCGGAAAATCAATCAACAAAAAATAATTTATAACAAAACTTTAAAACCCTCACCTTTTGCATTCCCTATTATGGTGGATCGATTAAGGGAAAAATTTTCAACAGAAAGTCTGGAAGAAAGAGTGGCGAAAATGCAGATACAATTAGAAAATTAATAATTTTAACTTTAGATTTGAAGGCTGTAATATTTAAAATAAAATGAAGAGATTTACATTACTATTAGTATTTATAGGGATAAGTTTCACTGCAATATCACAATCCGTTGTCACTGGAAAGTGGAAAACAATTGATGATGAGACAGGAAAAGAAAAAAGTATTGTTGAGATATATGAAAAAGATGGAGAGCTTTATGGAAAAATTTTAAAAATATTTACCGAACCTAATGAAGATCAGGACCCTATTTGTGATAAATGTTCTGGTGACAGAAAAAATAAAAAAATCATAGGAATGGAAATCATTCGTGATATGGAATGGGATGCAGATGATGAAGAATGGGAAGACGGTGAAATTCTTGATCCTGAAGATGGAAAAACTTATGATTGTGTAATCTGGAGAGAGGGTGATGATCTTAAAGTAAGAGGATATGTAGCCTTTTTCTATAGAACTCAAACTTGGAAAAAAGCAGACTAATCATTTGATATTAAAAGTAGTAGGCAAAGAATTAGAACTTTCAGAAGACCGAGTTATTTTTTGGTCCGATAAAGAAGTATTATTTATTGCGGACTTACATATAGGCAAAACCAGTCATTTTAGAAAATCTGGAATTGCTATTCCCACTGGAATTATTGACGCTGAAATAGCAAGACTTGAAGCTTTAATTAAAAAGTATCACCCTAAAAGAGTTTTCTTTTTGGGTGATTTATTTCATAGCGATTTAAATCATGAATGGACTCTATTTGATCATTTCTTAAATCGTAATTCTACAGTTGAATTTATTCTTATTAAAGGCAATCATGACATTCTTCCAAAAGCTATCTATGATCAAAGTATTTTGATTATAGAAGAAGAGCCATTTCAATTAGATTCATTTATTTTAAGTCATCATCCATTAATAAAATCTCAACTAAAAGAGGGTTATATTAATCTTTGCGGACATATACATCCAGGCCTTTCTATAAAAACTAAAGGAAGATCCTACCTAAAACTACCTTGTTTTTATCATAAAAAAAATCAATTGATATTACCTGCATTTGGTAAATTAACTGGATTAGCCAAAATCAGTCCTTCAAAAGAAGAGACTGTTTTTGTAACACTTAATAATTCGGTTAAAGAAATAAAATTAAACAAACATTAACTTTCCGTTCATTAATTTCAAATTATCTGAAACTATTGAATTGTAATGTATTCGCTGTTTTTATATTCAATTATTTATAATTTTTTCCGTATAATTATAATTATTTAAAAATCTTGGGGTTACCTAAAAGCCTTAAGAAGTATTAACAAATGAAATTAACTGACGAACAAGTACTAAACCGCATCAAATTAGGCGATGAATCTGCTTTAGATTATCTCTACAAGCAGCATTATAAAATGATGCTTAGGATGGTTCTCAGAAATAATGGTTCAGAGCAAGAGGCTTTGGACATCTTCCAAGATGCCTTAATTGTATTTTGGCAAAAAGCAATGGATGAAAAATTTACGCTAACTTCAAAAATAAGTACTTACTTATTTAGTATATGTAAGAACTTATGGAGAAAAGAATTAGATAGAAAGAAAAATTTTGAAGAAAGCGATAAAGAAGAAAGCGAGCATAACCAATTTGAAAATCAAGAAATGGTTAAAATAATTCATGAATGTATTAATGAATTAGGAGACTCGTGTAAACAAATATTAAACTATCACTATTTTGATGGTCTGTCAATGGATCAAATAGCTAAAAAAATGGGACTGGCTAATAGTGATACAGCTAAAACAAAAAGGTATAAATGTAAAAAAAGACTGGATGATCTTATCAGATCAAGATATCAGGCCAGCGACTTTTTAGACTAACAATTATGAGTGAAATCAATTACTTTCGCTTAATCGAAGCATATTTTGAGGGGACTATCTCCCCTAATGAGAAAGCTATGCTTGAAGCAAAAATTGAATCTGATCCGCTAGTAAAAGCTGAATTTGATTTACAAAAAAACATCATTCAAGGAATAGCTAATACACGAAAACTAGAATTGAAATCAAGATTAGCTTCAATTGATTTACCTACAACTGCTGGAGTTTTAGGTGGAAGTGGAGTTAAATGGCTAGCAGGCACTATTACTGGAGTAACTTTATTTGGTAGTGTTCTTTATTGGTCACTTTACAATTTTAATGAAGTGATTAAACCACTTGACATCAATGTTGCTCAAGCTATGGAATTTAAAAGTCCAAAATTTGATGAAATCCCAACAGTTCAAAGAGAAATCACAAGTACTCCAAAAAATATAGCTGAAAAACCAAGTTCAATAGAGCTTGTTGAAGAAAAAATTAAAGAAGAAGAGAGAAAAGAAAATACTGCTAAGGTAAAACCACAGTCTTTAATTTCTTATGAAGACGACAAAATATTTTCTGAGCATAATGAAGAGGAAATAGAGAATATCTCTAGTAAGGATATTGCGCTTAATAGAGCTGACAAGACTGAAATACAATTATTTGAAGGAATTGATTCTCAAGACAATTTCCATTACAGATATTATAACTCTAAGCTTTATTTATATGGGGACTTCAAAAAGATGCCTTACCAAATCATTGAGTTAAATGATAAAGGAAGGAAACAATTGTTCCTAAGCTATAATCAGGATGTATTTATTATAAAAGATAATACAACGGATATAACACCATTATCAAAACTTGATGATGAATTATTAAAAATGGAAATAGACCTAATTCTAGAAGATTAACTACTAGGTTTAAACAATAATAAATGAGGCTTTTCAATTTTTGGAAAGCCTTTTTTGTTTTTATATCAAATTAATAAGCTAAGCATAAATAAATTCTTATTTTTGGGCTTTGATTTATGAGCAAAGAAAAAAAATATAGAAAGAAGAAAAAGCTTGGGCACTATCCTTTTGTAAGCGTCATATTAAGTATGACGCTTGCCTTATTTATTCTAGGTTTATTCGCACTTTTAATTACCACCACTTCCTCTCTAACAAAAGTGATTCAGCAAAATGTGGAGATGCAAGTATATTTAAATTCAAATTTATCTGAACCGCAACAGTTAAGGATAAGTAAATCATTAGCTTCAAAAGCTTATATTCTTAAGGGAGAAGATATTGAATCAGTGAGATTTATTTCCAAAAAAGAAGCTGCTGAAAAATTTATTGAAGATACTGGTGAAGACTTCATGGAATTCTTGGGTGATAACCCTCTAAAAGATGCGTATATCGTTAAAATCTCATCAGATTTTCATTCTTCTGAAAAAATGCTTGAAGTACAAAAAGACATAGAGAAAATTAACGGTGTTTTTGAGGTTATTTACACCAATAACATGGTACAAAGTATCAATGAAAACATCACAAAAATTAGTATTGTGCTATTAAGTATCTCAATCTTACTATTTATTGTGATCGGTATTTTGATTAACAATACAATAAAATTAGCATTGTTTTCACAAAGATTTTTAATAAGAAGTATGCAACTTGTGGGCGCAACTAAAGGTTTTATCAGAAAACCATTTATTTATCGTTCCATTTTACATGGAATAGTTTCTGCCACAATTGCTGCAGCTTTATTGTATGGATTATTAGCATATGGTAGCGAGCAATTGGAAGGTTTAGCAGAATTACAAAACCAACAAATGCAATTGATAATTTTTGGTGGATTAATTTTAACCGGTATTATCATTGCAACTTTTAGTACTTACAGAGCCATGCAAAAATATATGGCAATGTCTTTAGATGAATTATATTAAATAATATTTATGTCAGAGAAAAAGAAACTAGCATTTGGTAAAAGCAATTATATTTTAATGATTGCTGGAATTTTAACTCTTATCACAGGATTTATCATTATGACATTAGATTCCGAACAATATGGTTTTGGATTTCTTGGTCTTACATTAGGTCCTATAATCGTTTTTATAGGTTTCATAGTAGAAATATTTGCAATTCTTAAGCGACCTAAACACTAAAATGGGAGTATTAGAAGCTATTATCCTTGGTATCATCCAAGGATTATCTGAGTTTTTACCAATTAGCAGTAGCGGTCATTTAGAAATCGGAGCAGTATTATTAAACGCACATACTTCTGAAAGCTTATTATTTTCAGTATTAGTTCATGCTGCCACTGCAT is drawn from Marivirga arenosa and contains these coding sequences:
- a CDS encoding GAF domain-containing protein is translated as MADKNSRNQEQNRKLNIKNYVRIDFKTLQGRISIGFIIIGAFALIMLVSSNRAWKNQIEDGKNLIALNKNSNTLVAEVQQLVDLTTILTFRYVSTEDDFYKNDLERWWADELYPKVDELDSLVREYGDKNVITYTEELKEHLPKIKKTQKEAIDNLNYSILNSDSTIDDILHLTFLRENIQDRLQMAEQEAIQDIQDAERNIPLMLIIEFIIASIISSIIAVFIIRSVLKRINFLKSNIRELSKGNLPDNLEESEDEMNSIIKGINELIFNLKGITRFAEEVGKGDFNTKISVFNNEGHLGQSLADMRNKLQTVAEQDKRRVWFNEGVAKFGDILRKNDSSIEDLSSSLISELVEYTDSIQGSLFIVDKENENDIKIILKGAYAYHRQKFIEKELAPGQGLVGQCYLEKEYIYLSEIPENYVSIRSGLGESSPTHILISPMKLNEEIFGIIELASFQPYEEYHMNFIDKVGESIASTIQGLQVSLETKKLLEESQMKAEQLQAQEEEMRQNAEELEATQEEMERQSKEMGAFNQGVRVSTMVAEFNKEGEILDINNQLQIQTGWSNDEIIGLDRKRLIIYDEDIDWTQTWNKITDSMSLSASGTLIGKSGNEIPIIAHCIPVSDESGNTAKIACIFIKKENFQ
- a CDS encoding sodium-translocating pyrophosphatase; its protein translation is MSNIIWIVPILGIVGLIVMAIKSAWVSKQDAGDERMQELAGYIAKGAMAFLKAEWKVMFYFVIIAGILLAYSGTLVETSSPVIAISFIIGAIFSAFAGYVGMNIATKANVRTTQSAKTSLAKALKVSFSGGTVMGLGVAGLAVFGMGTLFIFFYNLYVLQTGGDVNGLEMEKALEVLAGFSLGAESIALFARVGGGIYTKAADVGADLVGKVEAGIPEDDPRNPATIADNVGDNVGDVAGMGADLFGSYVATILASMVLGREIISEDQFGGIAPILLPMIIAGLGLVFSIVGTLFVRVQNETDSVQKALNWGNWSSIILTVIASYFLVDYMLPETLVIRGFEFGSMDVFWAIFTGLIVGALMSIITEYYTSMGKKPVLSIVKQSSTGSATNIIGGLAVGMQSTVLPILVLAVGIVVSYSFAGLYGVAIAAAGMMATTAMQLAIDAFGPIADNAGGIAEMSGLPEEVRDRTDNLDAVGNTTAATGKGFAIASAALTALALFAAFVGISGIDSIDIYKAPVLAALFVGGMIPFIFSSLAIAAVGRAAMDMVQEVRRQFKEMPGIMEGTTKPEYEKCVDISTKASIREMILPGAIALIVPLLVGFGLKGVFEDTSSAEILGGLLAGVTVSGVLMGIFQNNAGGAWDNAKKSFEKGVEINGKMEYKGSEAHKASVTGDTVGDPFKDTSGPSMNILIKLMSIVALVIAPHISVKDHSTAEVKKEVKEIVVEKSEVIQAEK
- the hppD gene encoding 4-hydroxyphenylpyruvate dioxygenase, whose amino-acid sequence is MEQDFLPINGTDYIEFYVGNAKQSAMYYQTAFGFELKAYAGPETGIKDRASYMLQQGKIRLVLTSSLEPDSEIAEHVRLHGDGVKVLALWVDDAELSFNETTKRGAKAHSEPKTIKDEHGEVTVASIHTYGDTLHTFVNRQNYSGVFLPGYVEKTSELPASPIGLKYVDHCVGNVGWGEMNKWVDFYRDVMGFNLLITFDDKDISTDYTALMSKVVSNGNGFIKFPINEPAEGKKKSQIEEYIDFYKGAGVQHIAIATDDIVDTVSEMRRRGVEFLRVPDVYYDDLFERVGEIDEDIEPIRENNILVDRDDEGYLLQIFTKPVQDRPTVFYEIIQRKGAKSFGKGNFKALFEAIEREQELRGNL